The segment ATGGAATCAGTTTGGATATTAAAACATTAGTGGGCGCCCCAAACCAAACCCAAATGGACAGTCACAAAATATGTCTAGGTCTAGGTCAAGAGTTTACTTATGAAATATTTTCGAAAgagatttgaatatttatttgcatattcgaaattttacttttttattactcaaatcaTCTTTTAAAAGTGCGAAAACCAATAGTTGAATTAAGAATGATATCTCAATGtcttgtgttttgtttttgatattGGATGAGGTGAATTAATATTCGTTTGGAgtacataaataggtatatattttatatgtgttataatataattagggTATTTTCAATcgagaataaaataataacaaatcacGTCAAGTGTGtactcatttatgtattcaaaatgtgTATTACctgaaataacaaataaatataaatgatttagcAATATTTGCATGCATAAGTAgtgtattaatattttaatctaattcaattattttgaattaaaaataaaaataaaatttaattatgtaatgatatatataaatatatatttatttatgtatttaaaataggtactATTATACTTGCATACAAAAGAATTCTAATCTAATGGCTACCAAAATTAAGCATTAACAATTAGAAtagagttatatatataatttttatatacaaacaacgatgtattatcatatgattaaataattaaaaattaaagataacataaaatttaattatacaataatatattattatatatatatttattatccaaataataaaCAGCACctgcattaaataaaaaatccccAAAATTCTTGAAAAGCAGCGACGTTCCTATCCTATCCCACGGTATAAATCAACTTCAATGGTCACACAACACCCCTCTTTTTCTCCGTTGGAGCTGAAAAAGGACGGGGAAATGGTGTCGGCGTGATATGCACGTGCTATGGAAAGGGCCAGAAAATAACGCACTTGTTTTTCTCATGGAGCAACTTCACATCCATGTCACGTGGTACGCCGCATGATGAGGAGGCAATGTGTGGGTCCCATTCCAATTTGTGTTCCCTATTGATTGGACTGTTAGCAAGATTTTTCAGACAAGGGGGaacaatttcaaatttgttttgtttgaatgagtAACGTATCGCCAAATTTGTAAAGTAGGACTCAAACACATTTAAATGTGAGAAAAGGACACATGATCAACTTGTTTTGTAATTCTGAAACAAAtataaggttatttttgtcCAAAAGTTTTATAAGGGTCTTAGTTGCAAAACCATACTATAAGTCGATCActtcttaattttagtttttttccattataaCTTTTCTTAAttgcttatttattttgtatattaattttacaatataccaatattaataaattatcatataattaaatattattttatttttattcaaaatcattcaattataatgATATTAAACTCGTATTTGTTAGACGAATAAACTGAACATACAATTATCAAACCTACAATAATTGTATTATAGAATTTAcggttttataaatataatataaacttaaactcaaacttttacattcaaagttttaatatttcactaactttattaatttttacagttataataaaattattttaatgcaattaagATAGGTATTTTTTTTCACCCGTTAGTTGGAAGAACTTGGTGTTACGACTTAGACGTGGATTATCGAGCGAGAAATAATACTTGTACATTACCTTGTGATCCAAAACAGCAAAATGAAATTGTTTCATGTAACCCCTGTGGCTCTAGATCACAAGCAAATCTGTTCTCCAAAAGCCAAAAGTAATCACTAGCCGGAGCTCTACAAGAATCCTCCAACTTCACACCATCACTTCCAAATTTAAAGCTTCACCAAAGATGCAATGTTAGCCCAAGTTTTACCCTCTGAATTTTATAACTCGAGAATAAGTTTTTTCATGAGCGGCATTTTAATGTAACACAAGTTTAAGGTATTGTGTAGCTTAGTTagaatttgggtttttttttaagggtatGTATActatgttgaaattttttttttttttactataaaacCCTACTTTGTTTGAcggataaataaattttaaggtaTAGTGACTGAATCTATAAATTAGAGTATAGTAATTACGTTAAAGATGtaataatacacattaatatCAACTATGAGGATAGAAATCAAATGTAACATAATTCAATTTGCACCTCAAGAACGTACATttacaattataatattaatgacTTCAAAAGAATGTTTTGATAGAGTAAATATAGTGACTATAAAGGAGTACCCAAATAAGGGGATTGAAGACATACAAAAGGATACTTCTTAGAAAAATGTTAGGTTAAAATATCTAGTATGTAAATATGTTAGAcgaattttctcttttcccttttccttgtgttagtatataaatagatttctATCCATTGGAATAGCTTGGAAGACTTGACTTTGAACAGAATCTCTAACCAATTAACACACGAACAATAATTTAGGGAGTATGACATAGACCCACCTTCttaatattcattaaataaggccaaaagatttatacTCACCCAAGCGTTAGTTTTTCTCCTAAACTTGTAATGGGGGGTTTGAAAGAGGgggattaaaaattatttttataatttataatttattatttatattattttattatatttataagtaattttttattatcaatagagatatgacaaataatttaagaagtaatctaattattattttctctttagatATTaggtttataaaatatttttgattttattataattatatcattatttattatttttttaagacaaaaataatcttattttcaattaatataacaaataatataaaaaaatattttagaataattatatttaaggtatttaaataaaataataaactaatatttttttattacttgtaactaaacatattaattatttatatctatccatttttatcaaattttatcaagtataataataatttatattcagtaatcctcaaagtaatttttcaattttagtaataaaatctTCTTCAAACCGGATGCTCTATAACtgttaagtttcaaaaacttaaatattaactagtcatttaatgattttatttaaaaaaataaaaatttatttttggcctttacattaacaataaaatttaacgaAAGTTAAATGATGAATGCGTATTTAAGTTTTCGAAACTTAAGAGATAAGAGTTTAGAAATAGATTAACCCTTagtaggtgggaataagtctttttggcctattaaataattcaaatctgTTTTAACATGAGATGTTGATACTCCATACGGATGCATTGCCAACTTCGATAGAATGAAGATACCAAATGAAGGGCCTTTCTGCAACAGCCTTGTCCCTTATCTACAAGTAAGGTTGCATAAAGGGTTGCAGCTGTGGAAGGCATGGGAGCTTGTGTCTTCAGATTCATAAACAAACAACAAACCAAACTGGGATATCATGCCATCTTGACAAGGACTACGAAGCTTTAGTTGTATCTCAAGAAATCTTAATTTAAGTCGTTTTCTTGTATCTTTCTGTGAATTAATGTTATGTAAGAAAAATAGATAGATGAAATGGTGGACATGTGATTGCTTTGTGTTCTCAGTCTCATCTCACGtgaatcaaatttaatgatGTGTGCCATTCGTAAGAGCCAGTTCATTTTCGTTGTGAAGAATATGACACATGATACCATCTACTTTGTACactcaaatattttttctaagtATTTTCTGCTATTTCTTTTTAAAGAACTTTTTAATACCACCAATATTTTCACAGATAtttacaattcaaataaaaaaaagagatggAGATAGGGGtgcaaaatttgatttaaactataaaactgGTAtgaatcacttaaaaattacgatttgatttagtttagtttgtaaaatgatGTGGTTTGATTTGGATTTCGGGTTTAAAGTTCgtgtaattttcaaactaaatcaaatcgtaaactttattttttgaaattacatatatatatatatatatatatatatatttcaatgaACAATGaggtataaacttattttttcattttttttggtcattttctttaatgtatattgtatatatatttcatatttatttgatatgtttatattatgttttagaaaactataattaaattaattttattaaataatatatattcgaaactgaataattttaataggcTTAAATcgtaattcaaatcaaatctaactgtattttttcagtttagtttggtttgatttgaaatctaaaatagtttagtttggtttgaaaattgtctaaattgttttttttttagtttgattttaaaaaactcttaaattatatcaaaccaaactatgCATATccgtagaagaagaagagtttaGAAGATGCTCTTAAGGGGCTGTTTTGTTTCACCATTTAAAGATTAcattggtaatctattttttattatcttgtttggtttgtcagtaatattctattaccaatctgaacgtgacagataatataggtgataatctaattactacttttatcttaggtattaaaagattaccaaggtaatcttgattttattgaaattatattattatttattaattttttgaaacaaaaataaatttatttttaattaatataataaataatataaaaatatttatgtttaagggtatctaagtaaaataatttgttagtattattttatgagcaatactatatgtacccactttgggtacacaaatgtatacacactcatgtgtgtcatcatatgattggttattgttttattcttaattcaaaatcatccaatcacatgatgatacatataaatgtgtacatatttatgtacccaaagtgggtacacatagttttattgttcttttattatctttaattaaacacaataattatttatatctatcagattctatcaaatatagtaattatttatactcagtaatctttttaataatctatcttcaagataatttttctattttagtaataaaatatcacCTAAACCAAATATCCCCTAATAAGCTGACCACACATGATGGAAAATACcatttgattgttttattttttatactaaaaacaaaaaattgtatgGATGCTAATAATGCAGTAATTCatgaataataaattcatatttatacaGATTGTTGACTGAATTATTCAATGCAAATTAATATCAACAACCACCAAAAACAGAactaataataagaaaataaaaataaattagactactttgtcttttcaataaataatttattaacagtATGCCAACTCATGagttattattgtaattttcatcaattatttattgttatttttaattatcaataaaattatatatatctattttaaatataaaataaataaatattattatgtaattgattaattttaaattaataataaaataatatttaatcacataataatatatataaatatgtaattatttatgtatttaaaataagtaaatatagtACTGCACTTTCTAAACAATGTTacgttttattttcttaattttttttaacacttCTTGCTCGTCAATCtctaaatgtaatatttaaaaattttctatattaataaaatttgttaaaatttataattgatacattaaaaaaaaaacttattactTTGAAATGATTAGTAAAGTTAAATAATCTTTGCCCTGTATTTTGCACActgatttatattaattttagagttaataatttaaaaaagtaaagtAGTCACCAATGATGGacgtagggctggactcgagccaagccagcttgagctcggctcgatcaagctcgaaacgagctaggctcagctcggctcgatcgagctcgagctggctcgagttgactcggtagatttttttttaaattttttatactaaacgacgtcgttttgatctatatatattaaaaatgatatcgttttgataacgaaaaatgagctGAGTCGAGCTGATCCTAGTCAAGCTCGAGCCAgactcgagccgcccatatatgaaccgagtcgagctcgagttggctgcgagccgagctcatctcggctcgaatccagccctagatgGACGTCATTGGAATCACATATGCCATTTGTGTAATTTGACCTAAATTGCAGTACAACGGTGCCGTTCCATATAGACCTTAACCCTGACCTAAACTACTTTTTAGgaaccaattaaaaaaaaaaaaggccaaatgactatatcccacccaaggattgatGCAAGcgtttttttatctattaacttttaaaaatttaaatactcaccattttgttaaatttcattgcTATTGTcagagtaaaattgtcatttaaaaattttatttaaacttatattttatgattactcttaagttttaaaattttatttttgtcccataacctcataatttttaaatttaaaaaatgattgtttcCCCCCAGATCTAGGGTTTCAATTCCATATTTTTCCAATCTACGTCGCTCccttactttttaaaaaatcgtagCTTCACGCCTCTCCAGTTTCAATTTCTAATCGTCATTGATATCTTTCTCCTCCATTGTCAGCGTACTTCTCCTTTGAGATCAAACTATTGATGTCTTTCTCTCTTCCATGATGACTCTTGTTGAAGCAAAATGGGGTCAAAATTGAGCAAGAGATCTTGCTCAATTTTGACCCCATTTTGCTTTGACGGGAGTAACCAAGGAGAAAGATTGGCACAGGTGAAGTGGAGTACACTAGACCTGCTCTATCTTGGTGGATGATGACAACAAGAAACCAAGAAGAAAGCTCTCGATGGTGAcacaaaggagaagaaaaatcgCATCTAGAGGTCATCGAGAAGGAGCAAACTCGTCAGAGACTGATACTAGGGTTGAAGACGACTCAACCTTTGGCAGATTGGTGGCTAGAGACGGAGGGGATGACAACTCGACCTTTAACAGATTTGTGCTTAGAGAAGAAGGGGATGACACCAGAAACACAACAACAATCGCAATAAGAGATTGGGGTATGTGCCaacaatatttcaaaactttaggGTGGTGgtagataaagagaaaaatatgtgaggggttttgaaaattttccaataaaatCCTAGGACCTAGGGGGAAATAGCAGGTTTTGAAACATGAAGGAAAAAGGTAATCCAAGGGTAAAAAgtagtttttcaaaacttaagagGTAATCATAAaacataagtttaaataaaatttctaaataatgattttatatctaatagtaacaattaaatttaacagatgagtgagtattaaaatttttaaaaattttctgatgaaaaattagatttatatcaaaccttagatgggaaatagtcatttggccaaaaaaaaaaaatgtaagagcTTGAGGAGACTTGTGTCACTATGAGGAGGTGCCAGTGGTGGTTATGGTGATGGAGGAGGCATGACAAGGCTGAAAGCCAGATACTGCCAATCCTCTTAACAACCCTTTTTGtgctctcatattttttttcatcaagAAATTATCCACACACTCTATGGAGAGTGGAAACCATCTCCTATAAGTCAAAAAAAAGAACACAATTCTACGGATAAGCCGCATCAACAACCGAATCTTATCCTCCCTCAGGATCACCTATTTTTATCTTcattgtaagaaaaaaaaaaattaaaacaaaaaataaagaaataaaaacaaagaaacaaaaaaaaggtgaaaatagcccatcaaataatatatatttttaattattttttaatgttttaataattttttaatcatgtcAAATCAATTTAGTTTACGCGTCTAATCTTAAGGTTTTTGACACAACCTATACAAGTAGGTAAAACCCTAGTACTCCTCGTATGGCTCATCGGCCTGTAGGTTTAGCACAACCGACAAAGTAAGTCGTGTCCCCTCAGGTCATGGCTATACAGGCCATGTTTTTTGGGGGCCACGTGTCTACTTAAAATACAATCAGTGAACATATGGACCCACAACTATGACAAAAATACAGTCATACACTACTACTTTCATCTACAGTATTACGCCTGGTAATTCCTCAACTCTTGTACACCATCGACGGGTCTCATCCCAATTTTGAAAGCCGATAGTCAGGGGTAAAGTTGGAACAAAAGTGTAAAAATAATGCCACGTCATGAAATACCAAACGCGCATGAACAGCTCTATATAAAGTCTCTTTATTCTGTTTCttaaatcttcatcttcaagcTGAAGGCCTCCAAATTTTCTCtcaattatttcttcatttctctctctgattcactaaacaaaaacaaaacagagTCAAATCGAATTCACTCTTGGAAGTttcttttacattatttgatcaCCTTCTGTTCCTTTCGTGTTGCAGCTTTTGAACCTTCATTACCGCCGCCATATTTTTTCATCGCTCTGCAAAAAGACATGTATAATTGGGAGAGAAAGCTTAGAGATGATCCATAccgaagagagaagaaaaactcACACCCATCTTTTTCTTCGTCTCTTCTCGATGAAATCTACCGCTCAACTTCGAACGACGACGGGGTGACAAAATCTCCTGACTTGAAGTTCTACAGACAAACCATGCTGAAGCAGCAGGCAAAAAACGGTTTCAGGAGCGACGGGGCCATTGAAAAGGAACATTTTTCGAGTCTCCATCGAGGTTTTTGGATTGAGAAATGGATGGAGAAGAAGGTTATTGAAAAGGCCATCAACAAACAGAGACAGTTTTTGACAGAATACGAGAGAAAATCACATCAAGATCATGATCATGATCAAGATGTTCTTTGTTTTAGCTCTACCTCAATTTCATCAGATTCGAGTTATGGAGGATTTTCTTCCTCTGACACTGATTCGTTTTACGGTTCAAGAACAAGGTCTTCTAGCTTCGTGAGGCCTGAGCGGACGAGAACGATCATCTCGACTCAGGCAGAGAAAACGAAGAAAACAGAGAGGCCTCTGTTTTATGAACCGAGAGAATCTCACATGCTTGATGACTATCACTACAATTCGGCCACAAAACACACTCCAAAGGTCGAAGAAAAACTCATCAAGTCAAAATCAAAGGCCTTAAAATTTTACAGCAATCTGAAAAAGATTAAACAGCCAATTTCACCAGGTGGTCGTCTCGCAAGTTTCATCAACTCTCTGTTCACAGCAGGAAATGCAAAGAAATCAAGGAGTTCATCTACAATTAATGAAAACTTTTACGATTTGAACTCAGAGAGAAACTCAAATTCCGGCCAAGTGTCGACATGTTCGTCAGCATCGTCATTTTCAAGATCCTGTTTAATCAAGAATTCTCCTTCTACAAGAGAGCGACTGCACAATGGGGTCAAAAGAAGCGTTAGATTCTACCCAGTTAGCGTAATTGTTGATGAAGATAGTCGGCCATGTGGACACAAATGTTTATACGAAGAACCAACTACATGGAAAATTGGAAAATCCCCATCAAGAAGGAAGGAGGAAGAGCTAAAGTTTCAGGGCATAGAGAGAAAAGAACGTGCTGGTGTAGTACCAAGggagtttttgaaatattatcatcaaaacCAAGGGAAAACTGGGTTACTAATGAGAGACATTCGAGTTAATTTCGAAGACGATAACAacgaggatgatgatgatgctgcAAGTTGCTCGAGTTCAGATTTGTTCGAGCTTGATCATCTTACTGTAATTGGGGATAATAGATATTGTGAAGAACTTCCAGTGTATGAAACTACTCATGTTGGTACTAATCACGCCATTGCTAATGGCTTGATAATCTAGTTTTAGTTATATGATCCGTATAGAACAAAactgtttgtttattttttattaagtttgtGTTTAGTGATGGTGAAGGTCTTCAGAGACTAGATTCTAAACTAGTCCTTTTTGAAAtgggaaaattttgtttttctatataCATCTTAATTATTGATAAAGCATATGGTCAAATGATgtaaaatgtaaatatatagAAGAAAACAAAGGATGGAAGCAAAGGAAAGAGAAAAGTGGAGATgggaatttgattttgatctgAAAAGTAAGAAATAATATATGGGGATGCGTTAATTATTGAAGATGATCTAAGCTGACAAGGAGAGGAGTGTTtgatagaagaagaaaaaggggaAAGAGAAGAGGGAAAACGAAGGATTCGAGATGGTTATCACAAGCAAAGGCAGATCTTCGCCCATGGGAACAGAGAAAGCTAAAagattttgctttcttttcttgtCTTTCACTGAAATTCagaaattcaattcaatcaatgTGTTGGGTTGGCAATTTGGTATGGCCCCCTTACTTGAACATTGCCTTACAAAATCCTATTAATATCTCTCTGTCCCAACTACAATGAAGGGAcactgctgctgctgctgttgcTGGGTGCCTAACCACCCTCAACAAGCATCCTCGAATTcaatgttttcttcttcttctgtttttttttttcctttcaaaagcATCTCTatctttttcaagtttgaattcaatcgTCTTTTTACGAttgaactaaataaataaaattttaaatttacctACAAACTCACACCAATGTGAATAAAATGTCAAGGACAATCAAATGATAGGTATTTCTGTAGATAGACCCCATTAGGTTGCTTGAACCCCTTTTTTACAGTTGCCCTATCCTAAATAATTAgcctttattatttattatttaagttgtgTAGCTTTTTGACAGAAAAATAATTGCGGTGGGGTGGGGAAGATAGGAGACAAGTACGtgcaaaatttatattaataactGAATCATGATTTATATAAGAGGCCCCGCTAAAGGAATCTCACAAATTTGGccattcatataaatatatataccacttAAATTTGtgtaaatacatatatacatacgtACACGTgtgcatatatatgtatgtattctGTCGTGCTGCAAACGCAATCTTAACTTGCATAGATCCATGAAAACTGGagatatttatttctttttatgcaTGTAACacattaatttatgttattggTAAGGTAAtgaccaataaaactatatatataaataataatatattattatataattaaatattattttatctttaatttaaacttatttaattatataataatatattattatatgtatatattgtatTTCTTGGTAATGGCCACAACATGACGAGCCTTTTCAATTCAGAAGAGAAAGGGGGAAGATCAATGAGAATAAATTTATGaggtataaattaaattatatagacTAGTACGTGACAGGCATGAAGAAGGttgtaattgaattaaaatgggGGAAAGAATCTCTGTTAGTCAAAATCTAACATGATCATATGATTAGTagctaattaaaaattaacaaataaaattttatattatttaaagcAGGGTGGATTCCTAACTAATTCAGAAAATACACTTCTTTGTTGTTTCAACGTGCGTTTGGAAACTATTTAATAATGGGATTAAAACTCTGGTAGGATCCGATCATTAATCCTTCAGGAgttgtttggtttggataacattttattattaaaattaaaaaattattttgacaataaattattttagatgagaaaaaaatatcattttttaaaacttcagataaattgaaaatgatgtgaagttattaatttttaaaaccttagtagaaatgagataaattattattttttaatattactaataaaataatgttttcaccTTTTACAATTAAAGGCTAAATTTAACTGAAATTGGATGATAAgtgattatttgaatttttaaaaaattgaatatgagaGTTTGGAGATacgtcaaaccttgggtgagaataagtcattcgggtttaataatatatataaagtcaattttattttatgagcAAAATCCATAACCATTGCACCCAGTAATTTAAGAATCTAATTTTGATATAGTGTCTATAAGTCCTtaatacaatttct is part of the Mangifera indica cultivar Alphonso chromosome 13, CATAS_Mindica_2.1, whole genome shotgun sequence genome and harbors:
- the LOC123194386 gene encoding protein BIG GRAIN 1-like B, whose translation is MYNWERKLRDDPYRREKKNSHPSFSSSLLDEIYRSTSNDDGVTKSPDLKFYRQTMLKQQAKNGFRSDGAIEKEHFSSLHRGFWIEKWMEKKVIEKAINKQRQFLTEYERKSHQDHDHDQDVLCFSSTSISSDSSYGGFSSSDTDSFYGSRTRSSSFVRPERTRTIISTQAEKTKKTERPLFYEPRESHMLDDYHYNSATKHTPKVEEKLIKSKSKALKFYSNLKKIKQPISPGGRLASFINSLFTAGNAKKSRSSSTINENFYDLNSERNSNSGQVSTCSSASSFSRSCLIKNSPSTRERLHNGVKRSVRFYPVSVIVDEDSRPCGHKCLYEEPTTWKIGKSPSRRKEEELKFQGIERKERAGVVPREFLKYYHQNQGKTGLLMRDIRVNFEDDNNEDDDDAASCSSSDLFELDHLTVIGDNRYCEELPVYETTHVGTNHAIANGLII